The nucleotide window gtggagtaaagctcacttaagtaccacttatctcaaaaccttcctggacatcacactcattttggatgagcctatgtgaagaaaaactaaaccaatggcatttactacaaagtatatgacaattgcctcttacatctcttggaaaaataaaggcctaaacagaattggcgatctattgatcccagccagatttgtagtctttaacccttcattctagatcatcttcttgatcttcttgttctatATAGTGAGCTcatcttgcttcacaatatgctttgtaggcggtgacaatttcttcacgagcctacaaatgtgtgcccaatgaccggatactctacattgagaacatacatctctttgctcagactccattgattgaggcgctttgaaagcgtcatttagatggttcTTAGTAttagtggcgccaccaacatggccagaggcgttacctccctctctctttccacggtgacctattttggcggttaccttcccaagtggAGCGATTATATAGACTAGAACATCTAGAAGTATCCGtaaaattagggtttcgctcttggcgccctctcttaggggcgcgattataattggattccgggatatgctctatttccacggatctcgaattatagttcttcacaaggatgttatcatgcttttcagggacattcatagctccaacaaGCTCACGAAACCTtatgatccgtcctgcagtaacatagattagatagttcttagcaaccataaATGTAGAGATGGGGTAGgcagagagagtcttctcaatcaacatcccatttgtgatctctttaccgcagaattccattaaggatttaatgctaagtgcttccgagttgtagtcaagaattgacttgaaatcacagaagcggaggttaTGCcctctcacttctaggtcaggaagcagggagtcatagacgttgccaaatctttcttcgagtgagactcacagccttctggggttttcttcattcatacactcgtactagagcgaatcatccatatgatgagtcattaggatgatggctttcgccttatttgcctctaaggctgctctatttggttccaaagcttaagcttgctcaacagttagcatgtcctggttaggctcgagaatcgtgtCCAGGATTCCattagccttgagatgctggcggacatcacgaacccacctgtgatatccagagtcAGTTGTTCtgaatggagcaaagtccaatttgttcaggttacacATCTTGAAAGAGAACTCTTcttgaaaaagaacaagaaaacggGATAGTTTCGGAGCATAAAAGGCCACCACGAagacatataaaatttctgagcgtaatcgcttccaagaaattaggaattttttagcgtaatcgcttccaagaaattcaattccaagaggtattggattagatcgaaacaatgatgtaagtggtcaatcataaattctctacaaactctaagtttggagatctcaacaagctccaagcttggagtgaacacgaacccccacaattcggcttaattaggtctcccctatgatgaagaaaggggggtagaggaagggagtttgcaaatccccgagaaaaagaagagaaaagaaataaaaacttcaaaaagggaacttttagtaaaaaaataccCTGAAATAGGTCGCTGAAAAATTTGATCGAAAAAAGTAGTCGGTCAATTGGAGTTGACCGGTGCTAACGTGGCTCTGGGGTCTTGTGCTGACGTGGTATTGGGGTCTTGTGCTAACGTGGCAGTGTGGGTCAGGTGCTAACGTGGCGATGGGTCCctggatgctgacgtggcagtgagTCCCTTATGATGACGTGTCAGTGGGTCCTCCGGGTGAAGACGTGGCAGTGGTGACGTGTCAGTGGGCCTCTGGgcttcctttttttccttttttttttctttctttcttctgccGATTTTTTTGCAGGCCGGTTCAGCAACTTTTAAACCTATTTTTGGAGTTCTGTTTCGGATCGAGAGGCTGCTGGTGGCAAAATTTTGTAGTAATCGGAGGTCCAGAAGGTGGTGAACCAGTGCAGGgatccattttcttcttcttggagGGCTGGTTCGATACTTCCGGTGGCCAGTTCGGTGGTTTTCAGGCCGGTTCTAGTGGTACCTCCGCCGGTTCTGGAATCTGgggattgagggcttcaatatatgcggtggtggtggctagggtttgaaggctacgaatttagggtttcagggttagggcttcgtgctgataacgtgttttagagaaattggaattgagagaaaattgttgtgtattctcattgataataggggtctctttatatagaggattacaatgcatagaatccgaatcatacaaggaaaggtaatcatacattgaataggaatatctagattcttctaattaaaccctattacctctaggtcaagtaacctaggatttgggccagacacaaaataggaatttacttgaacagttcAAAATTTCTCTCAAATTTATGTGAAATTTTGTATGTCACCGACaatgagtttttttattttacactgtcatagagaaaatatgaaaattttattttatttgcaatgaagttgaatacaacaaaaagtACAAGTTtagcaaaaaagaaaagtacTAATTAAGTACTCatccatattaaatatcacattcacattatcaatttACAGCCAtagttaataaaaaaaataggatGTGTATAGTAAGCTAAAAATACGTACATGTATTATTCGGACATTTTATCAAATAGTTTATAGTTTGTTATAAAGTTtggcaaaatatttttaattaattaaataattattttttaaattaaaaatattagtttatattcatttttgttcaataatgtgtaagatatgaaaaaaaaaacgtaaaaaTCATGTATAGTACGTATATAATATTTTTGACTTTAAAAATACGGGAAATTTAATGAGTTCTTTCAAAAATACGAAGTACAAAAGTAATTTTAAAAAAGCCGTAAGTACTTATTTTATTCGCATATAATACGAAAAATTactaactatgtttataacacatttataattatatatagatGAAAACATTAGTTTAGCAACCTATTACAGTACTGgttaattactcgtccatatataattttagagaggttacattgtaaatagattTTTTATAAGTtggtttagtctatgtaaaaatttaattcaaaaatatcattttataaatgcaattaatgtgatttctttatttttaattgaaattttcaccgaaatcgaaactttctctaaaatttatttaaatttgaagtaccgaaatcaaAACTGAAACCAAAATTTGATCCTTGAGTGCAAGTGATCCCAACACCTATTAAATGATTTCAATCCTTGGTACTCATagttaacattttttttaataactaaaAAATCAACTTAATGTTATCCAGCCATCCATGCATGTTGGTGTAAATGCACGTCAGTGCTCTAAATCATCCCCACAATAACTCATCACATGATTTAAAGATTTTCATGAATAAGTGACACAAGCTACAACGGGAGCTACTCCGTGGTTTGTGGTTTGGAATGTACTAGTAATAAAAGGTTCGTAATATTCAGTGAACTTGAATTGGGCCTTTACTAGGGGAGTGAGATCCACCAATTGAAGTTTTGCGGAAAATAAGGACGAACGCTATAGCGACTCAAAAggccaaacacaaaatcaacCTATCACTAATCAGGCAGAGTGATCTAGCACACTGGTCTAAGGGACTAATCTAGGATATTAATATGGATTTAGAATACAGAGTTTCGGGCCATTAGAAAGGGTCAAGAAAATGGCTTTATTCTTTTACGTGCTTAATGCCCTTTTGGTTCAGTGTCTAGTTCTAGGCCCTTCAGCAACAGGATGATCCAATTCGACCTCTTCTCCAAACATACCTCAACTTATTTATCTTTGGTTCTTTGGCAGCATGGCTTATTTGACAGAAAGACATTTCTGGCAAGACAATAATGGTACTCATTATATACTTGAATCCAAACTTATTACCAACCAAGAGCAGCTTAACACCATTTTGAGCAATGTTCTAATGGTTAATTCTATTTCTAGGGATCTTTGCATCAAGAACACGAATCCACACACTACCATGATGGTCTCTTCCATTCAAGGCCATATCATAAATTCCCAGTCTGTTTTCTACAGGCATGCAACTTAATATTGGTAGACATACACTGAATCTGTAACTGTAGTGTCCCCTCATTTGGGAGCAACCTCAATTAAATGTTTCACAACTGATCAAGGAGGAAGCGATGACTTTAATGAAGAACACTGAAAGAAAGAAGTGATATATAGAAGTTCGAGAAGAGAGGTTATGGCTGAAAGTGACGGACATATCTCCCGGTGTTCCGGCATGACCCAGAAATTTAGACGGTTTGACTGAGGAAGACAAACAAGAGCAAAAAAAACACACGCACATTTCCACAGACCAATAAATTTTGCATGCGGAAATAATGCTTTATACTATAAAACATTCTTGACCATTTGTAGGTTAATAACATCAAATCTTCAAAGATTGATATTGCTGTAACATTTAAGGCATGAAATCCAAGTGTTTGACCCAGTTTAACCACAAACGCCCTATTTTACATTTTTACCAAATTTAAgtcaaataaaaaatttagtctcttattcaaaaaaaaaaaaaaaaaaaaaaagaaaaatttagtcTCTATGGCTTCATTTGCTAGAAAATCAGAATCTATTGGTGGAATTTTATTCCCCTTTTATTTGATATCCGTCCATTTCTTCTTGTTTGCATTCCTCCTAGATACTGTGAATACAATAAGATGCTAAAAGCATCTTTAACAGACTCTCTATTGTGACTCCTTAGccattttggagagcatgtttagctttctatatattttagcagctacAACAGACTCTTAaatggctctccattataacttttagctatctcgctctttataatttaaaacattctaTTTGAGTTATCTTATGTAACTTATAagtatatttaaactatttaattttcatttaaaaaataatataaattcaaaactagttaaaatagAAAGCACTGGTGCagatgtatttctaaagtggctagccaaaataactttttagctattttaaaTAAAGTTTGACTAAAAcatagctagcattgctaaagatgctctaatatGGTGGAGTAAGCTATTACAGATTAAAACCTCAACTCTGGATACAAAGAATTTTTTGTCATCTCATCGTTTGTAAAATCGGTTCCTCAAacgtcacattttttttctcttcaaatTCATGCCTAATTAATTTGAGTATCTAATGATATTAGACTTTTTTCCCTTTGctttatagatttttttttcttctgtgctttgtagattttattttttttgaaaataaatataagccCCAAAAACAGACTTCTCTATAAGAAACTCTCTATAAGAGAAGACAAACAAAACTTTTACTCGTCCTCTCcacctctctcttctttctcatCATCAAAATACTGAAGAACTGAACCATGATCAGCGGAAAGGACATTTACGAGGTCCTTGCGAGCCTTGTGCCGCTTTACGTAGCCATGATCTTGGCCTATGGCTCGGTCCGGTGGTGGAAGATCTTCACCCCGGACCAATGCTCCGGCATCAACCGATTCGTGGCGGTTTTTGCCGTTCCTTTGCTTTCCTTTCACTTAATTTCTTCCAATGATCCGTACGTCATGAACTACCGGTTCATAGCGGCGGACTCGTTGCAGAAAGTGGTGATTCTGGTGGCTCTATTCCTCTGGCAGATCTTCTCCAAGCGCGGCAACCTCGAGTGGATGATCTCGCTCTTCTCCCTCTCGACTCTCCCCAACACTCTCGTCATGGGCATTCCTCTGTTGAAGGCCATGTACGGCGACTTTTCGGCCACTCTCATGGTTCAAATCGTGGTGCTGCAGAGCGTCATCTGGTACACTCTCATGCTCTTCATGTTCGAGTACAGAGGAGCCAAACTCTTGATCTCAGAGCAGTTCCCGGAAACCGCTGGGTCCATCACCTCGTTTCGGGTGGACTCCGACGTCGTTTCGCTTAACGGACGAGAACCTTTGGAGACGGATGCCGAGATTGGAGAGGATGGGAAGTTACATGTGGTGGTGAGAAGATCGGCGGCGTCGTCGATGGTGTCGTCTATCAAGTCGCACGGGTTCAACTCCTTGAATTCCGGCATGACTCCTCGAGCTTCGAACCTGACCGGCGTTGAGATTTATTCCGTTCAGTCGTCTCGTGAACAGACGCCGAGGGCATCCAGCTTCAACCAGGCTGACTTCTACACCATGTTCAATTCCAGAGAGGCGCAGAGCCCTAAACACGGTTGCACCAACAGCTTCAAGGGCGGGTTTGGCGATGTTTACTCGCTCCAGTCATCGAAAGGCGTAGCTCCGAGGACTTCAAATTTTCATGAGGATATGAAGAGAGGGGCAAGGAGCATGAGCGGTGAGCTTTTCAATGCCGGGACGGTGCCTTCGTACCCGCCTCCAAATCCCATGTTTTCGAGGTCTACCAGTGGCGGACCGGAGAAGAAGGAAAGCGGCGGCGCCGGTGCTGGTGCCGTTGTCAGTGGTGGTGCAGTGTCTAATAAGGAGCTTCATATGTTTGTTTGGAGCTCGAGTGCTTCGTCGGTTTCCGAAGGGAGTCAGAAACATGCAGTTAACCGAGCTGCCTCGACTGAATTTGGGGGCATTGATTCTTCTAGGGCTGCTCAACATGATCATCCAATTGCTGGTTCAAGAGGTGAGCAAATAATATCCGTGTGATCTCACCTCCAAACCATATTTGTTATATAGTAAATTGCTAGCAAATTCTAACACCAACAATTTCAAGTTCAAACCGACACTCAAATCAACCAGACAACTGATTTCCTTTTTACATGACAAGAGAAAACAAATGATCAATTTTCTCGGGATCTATCTatttgttgtgttttttttttttttcaaaaatattgcaTTAATAATTCCAAGATCCCGAATCGATCAAATTCGTTCACTAAATAACTGAGTCACTATACTTAGTGCATATGTTTTAATGATCAATATATATCCAAAATCATTACTTATATTATAACAAATGTGTCCTGAGATGTGCAGGGATGCATGAATTGAGTCAGAATATGAGTTCTGGAAGGAAAATGAGTGGAGATGTCGAGCTCGAAATAGAAGAAGGAACAAAGTTTCCAGCAAGTGCAACCTCATATAGTAGTCGCCATAAGAAGATGGACATGGAAGACGGAGGTGTGACAAAGAAGCAACAGATGCCTCCTGCAAGTGTCATGACTAGGCTTATACTGATCATGGTGTGGAGAAAGCTCATTAGAAATCCCAACAGCTACGCCAGTCTCCTTGGTCTCGCATGGTCTCTCGTATCATACAAGTACAcctctcttccttttctttatttttccaaaccACGCCTTTCACACAAGTCGGTCAAAAGAAGTATTCCTACTTGCATGAAAGGCatgatattattaataaatattATACGAATAGTTGAATAAGAATATCTTGAACCCTCAGCGTTACCTCAACCACATCAACATTTTTAATTGCCAGGTGGCACATCAAAATGCCCAAAATTGTAAGTGGATCCATATCAATATTATCTGATACTGGCTTAGGGATGGCTATGTTCAGTCTAGGTATGCATCTTCTATTGACTGATTGACCACCTAAATATGGTAACTAATACAATGCAAATCTTGTATCCATCCAAAATaacccccttttttttcttccctggTTTCAGGTTTATTCATGGCTTTGCAACCAAAGATCATAGCTTGTGGAAAAGCAGTAGCAACATTCGGAATGGCTGTTAGGTTCTTGATAGGCCCAGCAGTGATTGCTGCATGCTCCGTAGCTGTTGGTCTTCGTGGAGTTCTTTTGCGTGTTGCAATACTTCAGGTTAACCAACTCAATCTTCAAACTATCCACTCGGGAAATCTCATTAGTTAATTGACAATTTAAGATAATACCATATAAGTTTACTATgtttccctcttcttctttttttttttttttttttttctgaattaaAAGCTAACCACAAATAGAATATTTATCCCTTTTTCACAGGCTGCTCTTCCTCAAGGGATTGTTCCTTTTGTATTTGCCAAAGAATACAATGTTCACGCAGACATACTTAGCACTGCGTAAGTATTTacatttctgaaaaaaaaaacccataaaATGATTCATGAATGATGGTAAATAGTAATGAAAAAACTCTAACTTGTATTACGGTATTCCAATTATTGCAGGGTCATTTTTGGAATGTTGCTTGCCTTGCCTGTGACAATAGTCTACTATATTCTCATCGGACTCTAGTTTCTGGCAAAATTGAAGGCAGAAGAAATATATCCAAGGCTTAGGAGGAAGAGTGAATGATCAAATGTCTTGAACAGAAAATTGTAGGAAAGTATTATGTATCATTATTATGATATCAATGTATTAAAAAACACGCCTCAGCAGCGCCTTAAGGTGTGGAAGGTGGGTTTTGGCCGTCAAAACGCTGTGTTTCATGACTAGGGGCAAAGGCGTCAAAAACAtacagttcttttttttttttttcaaaaagcgTAAAACCATGAGGTAGGTGTACGCGTCGACTGGTGCTGCTGCAAATCGGAGGCTGAGAACTTCTTTCTCTGAGGGGTTGAGAGTAAAACAGATGAAAGATAAATTCCAAATGATGAGGGTTTGAAGAGTGAAACAGATGAAAACCCCTCACTTTGCTGGCTGTTTTCCAAAGTTCGTCTTTGGTATCGGAAACTTCTTTCTGTACTTTAGTCTGAGCTTTGCGTGAATATGTGTTTTAGGAGTTAAGGATAGAGATTATATGAAAGATTTCCAAATGATGAGGTTAAGTCGTAGATGAATTAATTAGGAGTTATCAACAACTGAGAAAAAAAGGATAGGCTTAACTAATTCCTAAATTATTAACCCTATATAGTTAATTTTGGGTGTGGCTATTGCCACcatactattttcttagttcactctacgaacatttgaattatagaaagactatattatccaaatacaaaatgactaataagtacactaattttctaaaattcaaacctgtaaaaataaataaacagataactgtttaaggatatctttatttgtgtttggcccaaactctaggttacttgacctagtggtaatagggtttaattagaagaatttagagattatctttccttatatgattctaactgtatgcattgtaatcctctatataaagaggctcctattatcaatgaggagacacagcgattatctctcaatttctgattccctaaaacatgttatcagcacgaagccctaaccctgaaacaaatagccaaaccctgattcaagaagctaaaaaccttgaatccgaatacaaaaccttgaagcattttctgcctccacctcacaccttgaagaactcgatcccaggagtccagaaccggtgaccacaccccaagaaccggccggaaatctaccgaaccggccaccggaagttcCATACAACCCGCAGTAAATATttcaccggttcaccaccttctggacttccaattgctaccaaatttttccagCAGTAGCatatcaaacccagaaatccagaaCCGGAAGAAATTACCTGAAAACCTTCCTAAAAGTGTGTGAACAGGCCAACTGAAAATTCTGCagaaaaccggcagaaaagagaagaaaagaaaaaaaaaggaggggaGAGACTGCAGCCCATCCACCGAGCCCAAAAGCTTTcagcccagaagaagaaagtaCCCAAGCCCAGAAGCCCGATGACGCCAGCACAGCAGCCCACTGACGTTAGCCCAGCAGAACCTGACACGTCATCATCCACGTAGGCAGCGGACCCAGCGCCACGTCAGCCCCGAACcagcgccacgtcagcactgGTCAAATCAGGTCAACGCCGGTTGACCGTTTCACTATTCCGGCTGCCGCCGGAGACTTTTTCGGACATTTTCCGGAcacattttccggcgacctatttcgaggtatttttttattaaacgttcccgtttttagagtttttaaattcaatttctcttctttttcggggacttgcaacctcccttcttctacccccctttcttcttcataggggagacataattaagccgaactgtaggggttcgtgctcactccaagcttggagcttgttgagatctccaaacttagagtttgtagagaatttatgatcgaccacttgcatcattgtttcgatctaatccaatccctcttggaatcgaatttcttggaagcgactacgctcggaaattcctaatttcttggaagcaactacgctcagaaattttatatgttttcgtggtag belongs to Rosa chinensis cultivar Old Blush chromosome 4, RchiOBHm-V2, whole genome shotgun sequence and includes:
- the LOC112200691 gene encoding auxin efflux carrier component 2 translates to MISGKDIYEVLASLVPLYVAMILAYGSVRWWKIFTPDQCSGINRFVAVFAVPLLSFHLISSNDPYVMNYRFIAADSLQKVVILVALFLWQIFSKRGNLEWMISLFSLSTLPNTLVMGIPLLKAMYGDFSATLMVQIVVLQSVIWYTLMLFMFEYRGAKLLISEQFPETAGSITSFRVDSDVVSLNGREPLETDAEIGEDGKLHVVVRRSAASSMVSSIKSHGFNSLNSGMTPRASNLTGVEIYSVQSSREQTPRASSFNQADFYTMFNSREAQSPKHGCTNSFKGGFGDVYSLQSSKGVAPRTSNFHEDMKRGARSMSGELFNAGTVPSYPPPNPMFSRSTSGGPEKKESGGAGAGAVVSGGAVSNKELHMFVWSSSASSVSEGSQKHAVNRAASTEFGGIDSSRAAQHDHPIAGSRGMHELSQNMSSGRKMSGDVELEIEEGTKFPASATSYSSRHKKMDMEDGGVTKKQQMPPASVMTRLILIMVWRKLIRNPNSYASLLGLAWSLVSYKWHIKMPKIVSGSISILSDTGLGMAMFSLGLFMALQPKIIACGKAVATFGMAVRFLIGPAVIAACSVAVGLRGVLLRVAILQAALPQGIVPFVFAKEYNVHADILSTAVIFGMLLALPVTIVYYILIGL